acaaaagaaaaaacaaattaaagattCAGACTTACTTCTCTCTCTGGTTTGTGAGGTTCCATTAACGTCACAGCATTTCCTTGCTGCACAAGCATTACCTGTGAGTCCCCTAGCCATGCTATATGGAGCTTGTTCCCTACAATCAGTGCAGACACACCTGTTGTACCACTCCGCAGCCTCTACAGAAGGAAACAGTTATGTTAGATGAATATTCAACAAGCCCTGCTAGGTTCTATAGCAAAACTACAAACTTAAGTTGAATGAGATTtaaatgcagcacagcagtccTGTCACCATAATTcaagtacattttaaaaggtACTATTATATCAGATGCATAAAGATCTATACAGATACATGTGAAATAAACTGTTCTAGCACACAGAAAGCTCATACTGGCTTTTTCATTGTCTTCCCTCTCTGCTATTAATTCCAAAAGTGGTCAGTTACTGCTGTAACAAGAGTTCTCATTACAAGCACTACTACAATAAACCATTCTTCTGTTGTATAGATTTGATGAAAAAAGTATTCATCGTACCAACTCGATTCAAAGCAGATCAACACTTGAAGAGCCTGTTTTAGGTCAGTTTTCTAATTACAGGATACACTTTCACCTTCCCACCACCTGTCACGTGGAaggtaggaaaaataaggaaaaagatgaaatattttttgaggAAAGGAGTAGGACAACAGAACACCTCGAGACTGCATAACTCAGGCAAAGAGCAATGCTCTCTCCACAACAAGTGGTTATTTAAAACACTTGGCACTTATTTTCGATCACTCACGTGCTAAcctgtcattttccttttcctcaaaaaagaaataatttgatcAAACACCTTCGTGTAgcattatttaataaataagtCAGTAATTCAAAGATACTATACTGACAGAATTTTCTGGATAATACCACGTTGTCCAACAGTTCTTACTGCTATTTGAATACAAAGGAATTAATCTCTACCCACTCACCTCTCTTTTggctttgaaaagaaacatttcatctGTCTTCTGGAAAGAGCATTTCAAGGCCTTAGCTGGATTCTTAACAATCTCTTCATGTAGCCCCACATTTACATGTAAATGAGTTGCTGAATAATTGGCAGCATCCACTCCACCATGCCCATCAAATATCGCAAAGTAAGCACGATCAATGTCATCCTTTtgcaaggaggaagaaagaggtagaaatataaatgttcaaaaataaaatagctccTACAGTGGTAACAGCGAGCAAAGTTCTGTTCTGGGCTTTCATCCATACGATGTTGCATAGGTAAGGACAATTTAAGCCAGTCAAGCCATGTGCAAAATGGATAAGTGGTTACTCTGCAGGGAACTGCTTTTCATTAGCAGATGTCAGTAATTTAACATCCATGAAAACTCTAGAATTCAAACAGGACGGAGTTAGTTATGTAGTTCTACTCCAGCTTTATTTATTGGCACTTGTCCTAGTTtaactttttttaaatttatttatttaattaaaacacatcAGATACCTCAGTCAGAAAAACATCACACCTCCAACAACATAGCGACAGATAACTTCCAGTATTTCCACAGTGCTTGTGACATGAAACCTAAGTCACAAGATCCTTCTTTATCAGGGCATTAGTTAGGTTAATTAGCCCCAAGCAAACAAAGTAGTTGCTCCAGCACAGACATGGCAAGTACCTCGTGGCAACAAATCCTTACCATTTCACAGACCACGTATCACTAGATTACTGTGTTTATAGCAATGCTGAAAAGCTAACAAACTGCCCTCTCCAGTGTTGTCCAGACTTACTGCTAAGCCAAACAGCTGGTTGAACTCTGTGAGGATAACGTGGCGGTCCTCCATTTTCCGTCGAGTGTTACGGATGGCATGGATGGAAACAAGCAGGAAACGCTTCAGTGGTCTCAGTGGAGGCAACTGCTTCTGCCATTCACAGCAGACATCCCGGAGTTTGTTAAAGAAGCAGCGCTGCAGCGACTCTCCATCCAGCACTGACAGCACGAAGACAAAACAGTAAGTCATGCCCTGTCATTTACTCTGTCTTTTCTTAGAGCTACATACACACAGCTCCAGACAGACATTCAAATCCATTTCTGGATTGGTCCCAAAGATCAATTAATCCAAACTTACTGCTCATCAGACTGAATGACGTGATTTTTGGCATTGCGTTAGAAGTTCTGAACTAATTCAGGAAGCACCATGGAGATGTTCacttgtaatttatttttttttggaaagacaaactcttttccctttccagaaaACCAACCCTCACAACGAGTCCAGGGCTCCAGACACCACATTTTATCTTGCCCACAAAACTAGCATCACTACCTTTCTTCCCACAGGTACAGGTATTTGCGGCGGTGCAAATAAAGTTCTGCTCAGGGCTGCTCACCAGACAGTCTAACCAGATATTCTGGTAAACATTCCAAAACACTGAAGCCTTCCAACAGACAGCCTCCGAGAAAACCACAGAAGGAGAAAGTGCACTTACAGGTGAACCTTTCCTCATCTCCTTCTCCCTGTCTTTCCACACTTTCCTTCTTAAATTCAGTCAAGTCTACTTGGAGAACTTCATCAACTGCAGCGTGGATCAGCGATGCTGCAAGGAGCGGTGAAACACCTCTGCTGggaacaaaaggaagagaaagaaaagcagcattagtTTAGACTGAACTACAGCCTCACTGTTTATGTCCGCTGACCTCAACTCAGAATTAAGAACACATACTCAATAATTTCAGCTTTACTAGTAAACAAGTAGAATAAATCATGTTGgatatttattcatataaatGTTTAGAAAGATCCTCAGTTACTCAAATACCTTCTCAAGAATGCAAAGAGGAGGAAGCACATGAACCATGTTTTCAATCTGTTGCCTCGTGCTTCAGTCACAGCAAGCATCCCATGCTCTTGAGCCCTCAGATGGGGGCTGTGTTAGTCAGCAGGCTGCTAACAGTAGCATGTTTTACGCTATGCATTTGGTAGCGATGATAGCCTACTTTAACGAGTCATTTCAGCACTTCACATAGATGGCAACAAGTCTGCAGTCCTTGCAACACTAGCTGCAGTCGTACCATGTCATGAGAAGCCAGAAATTggctttattaaaaaagaagaagaaaaaagacaaaaacatttAGATAAGTCACAAGCCCCATATAAAACTCCTCTTACAGG
This sequence is a window from Excalfactoria chinensis isolate bCotChi1 chromosome 16, bCotChi1.hap2, whole genome shotgun sequence. Protein-coding genes within it:
- the PPM1F gene encoding protein phosphatase 1F isoform X1, which gives rise to MALEAGAAGAPLGSFLRDFPSALGPEEPLPWSSAGSGALSEAEAPGALSELARSLLGGSRGVSPLLAASLIHAAVDEVLQVDLTEFKKESVERQGEGDEERFTLLDGESLQRCFFNKLRDVCCEWQKQLPPLRPLKRFLLVSIHAIRNTRRKMEDRHVILTEFNQLFGLADDIDRAYFAIFDGHGGVDAANYSATHLHVNVGLHEEIVKNPAKALKCSFQKTDEMFLFKAKRERLRSGTTGVSALIVGNKLHIAWLGDSQVMLVQQGNAVTLMEPHKPEREDERARIEALGGCVTYMDCWRVNGTLAVSRAIGDVCQKPYISGDADGDSFDLTGSEDYLLLACDGFFDAVKPFEVVDLVLDHLMQTKGVGLKAAERLVAAAKENGSSDNITVLVVFLRDPQDILADRLRDTKSLEAGDDARSSPFNFLSCEAAATQ
- the PPM1F gene encoding protein phosphatase 1F isoform X3; translated protein: MALEAGAAGAPLGSFLRDFPSALGPEEPLPWSSAGSGALSEAEAPGALSELARSLLGGSRGVSPLLAASLIHAAVDEVLQVDLTEFKKESVERQGEGDEERFTLLDGESLQRCFFNKLRDVCCEWQKQLPPLRPLKRFLLVSIHAIRNTRRKMEDRHVILTEFNQLFGLADDIDRAYFAIFDGHGGVDAANYSATHLHVNVGLHEEIVKNPAKALKCSFQKTDEMFLFKAKRERLRSGTTGVSALIVGNKLHIAWLGDSQVMLVQQGNAVTLMEPHKPEREDERARIEALGGCVTYMDCWRVNGTLAVSRAIGDVCQKPYISGDADGDSFDLTGSEDYLLLACDGFFDAVKPFE
- the PPM1F gene encoding protein phosphatase 1F isoform X2, coding for MALEAGAAGAPLGSFLRDFPSALGPEEPLPWSSAGSGALSEAEAPGALSELARSLLGGRGVSPLLAASLIHAAVDEVLQVDLTEFKKESVERQGEGDEERFTLLDGESLQRCFFNKLRDVCCEWQKQLPPLRPLKRFLLVSIHAIRNTRRKMEDRHVILTEFNQLFGLADDIDRAYFAIFDGHGGVDAANYSATHLHVNVGLHEEIVKNPAKALKCSFQKTDEMFLFKAKRERLRSGTTGVSALIVGNKLHIAWLGDSQVMLVQQGNAVTLMEPHKPEREDERARIEALGGCVTYMDCWRVNGTLAVSRAIGDVCQKPYISGDADGDSFDLTGSEDYLLLACDGFFDAVKPFEVVDLVLDHLMQTKGVGLKAAERLVAAAKENGSSDNITVLVVFLRDPQDILADRLRDTKSLEAGDDARSSPFNFLSCEAAATQ